From Rhododendron vialii isolate Sample 1 chromosome 7a, ASM3025357v1:
CCAACGATTTGAATCAGTGAGACAGACCAAGATAGATACACTTTCTATCCAGCACATAAATAGGAAATGCATTATTTCTCGCATTATCTTTTGAGAAGTGCTGCGTACAGATTAAGTTAGATAGTTAGATGGATGTTCGGAGCTGTCCAATACACTGGATTCCACTCCAGTGGTGGCTCTAGAAAAAGTAAGAAGGGTgttcaaaatctttattttctctaaAAATCACAACTGTATatagtaaataaaatttatctATAATGTCACTCAAATACTGGGAATTATACTCTCTTTGTTACAAAAAGTTAGTCCATTACGAAAGACATGCAATGGAACATAAAGTAATTGCATTTacaagttttttaatttttcattccaaattaaatttgtttttgtgtgttgaAATTTGGAAAATTATGCATGGAAATACTTttaccttgtttggttcaactttttgaaagttatttttgatataatgagtggtaatgaatggagagagatagagagagaaaggtattgaaaaaaatgtagagagaaaaatgagatgagattagagTTGAACCATCTGAATTGCATGTATATTGCACGTATTGGACTACCATTTTGGGACAAATGAGTATACTACAATTTTTCTCGACACGATTTCATATTTTGTAACCATTGCATAATACCCTCATTATCAATGGTCAAATACAACTCTCAATGTAAGTAACCAGGCAATTACTCATTCACTTATCTCTCATTGATTGCGCAAATTGTAGTCATTGGATTGATTTGTTGGCTGGTTTGTGAGCTGGGTATTTAAATGTTTttgggttgggtgttcaaataattttgtatttggggGTTCAAGAAAGGgataaactaaaattaaactaataGTAATACATATATGCTtaacaaaaacctttttttggGGTGTTCAAGTGACCACCTTGGTCACCATATAGAGCTGCCTCTGTCCCACACGCCATACAAAAGACCCATCGGACCGTCTGGAATCTGTGTCTCAAGTATTTTCCTTATGTTTCTTTTTGTGGTTGATGACAATATTGCCCTacaataaatataaatataaatatatatataagcacTTGGAGTATATGGAAATTGTTTTGGTGCATGCTGCAGGAGGTACAAGACTGGTTATTTATGGCAAGACTTGCTGGATGAGGATCTTATTACTCCAATCTCCGACAATGAATACGTCCTCAAAGGATCCGAAATTCCCTCCCTTGATCTTTGTACGTAATTACTAATTGCTTGCTTTCTTTATGGAAATTTCCATTAATTTTGGGttaacaaacaaatacaaatttgATTTCTTGATTTACTCCACTCCTTTGAGAAAACCAATTTGCTAAAAAAGGTACTACTACTAATTAATTTGGTTTCCATTTTGAAATTatgagaaaaacaaaactcaGAACCGATAGTTTTAGGTCATTTCAATTGACACAAATATCATTATGAATAaataatattcttattttttgaattaaaagtcaTCGTATTGTGATAGAATaacttgtctcgtaaaataaagaataagtacttcaaaaataaaaacagcaGAACAGAGCCTTTTAGTCTTGTATATATAGCTTTTCCCACGTACTCTTATACATTTCTCAACTTGTAATGCTTTTCACAACAGATCTTCGTTCACCTAGTaaaagcagagcctcctcctttCAAGAAGATGAAGTTCAAGAACACCGCAAATCAACAATGGAAGCCCCGAAAAACTCAACGTGCGAAATCGAAGAAGAATCCCCCACGTTCGGCTCTGAGGCCTCCACGGTGACCGATGATTCAACGAAGCTCGAAGAGGAGAAGAATATTTCGGGAGAAAACAAACCGGAAACACCGAGAAAAAGCGACAAGATCGATAATTCCTCCTCGTTTTACTCAAGTCTATTGAACAAAAACAATTCCAAGAAGACGAAGAAAAATGACGCTTCTAACCCCACTAGCGCACcggctccaccaccaccaacgcCGCGGTCATCACAGTTCACCAAGAGCAAGAGCTACTCCGCCAACGTGTTCCGGAACTTGCTCTCGTGCGGCGCTGTGGACGCGAACGAAACCGCGATGGTGACGATAAACAGGCGCGAAAAGAACTCTTGCCACATTATTCCCCCGAAGAAGCCCGCGGATGTCGAAAACATTGCTGGTTATGGAAATGCAGCCAGGATTTGCAGAGGAGACAAGTTGGGAGGGTCTGAGAGGGTATTTAGGACATCTTGGCACCATGAACAGAAACCACATCCCGATGCAAGGTAGTACGTACTCTAATTTGAAATCATATGATtgatt
This genomic window contains:
- the LOC131334244 gene encoding protein SOSEKI 1 isoform X2; translated protein: MEAQCGGGGGSGEMRKIHIIYFLSRKGRTEHPHLIKVHHLSRNGVRLRDVKRWLSELRGKDMPESFAWSYKRRYKTGYLWQDLLDEDLITPISDNEYVLKGSEIPSLDLYLRSPSKSRASSFQEDEVQEHRKSTMEAPKNSTCEIEEESPTFGSEASTVTDDSTKLEEEKNISGENKPETPRKSDKIDNSSSFYSSLLNKNNSKKTKKNDASNPTSAPAPPPPTPRSSQFTKSKSYSANVFRNLLSCGAVDANETAMVTINRREKNSCHIIPPKKPADVENIAGYGNAARICRGDKLGGSERVFRTSWHHEQKPHPDARKSCDGGRSSSNSTKGEFNNLKPVSAAYKPINGPNCAQCGKMFKPEKLHKHMKSCRGMKSLAKGATSASVLETRRSSVDSACQESVSGYFLTDGSEFQ
- the LOC131334244 gene encoding protein SOSEKI 1 isoform X3, with protein sequence MEFTREELELIKKRIATRKMEAQCGGGGGSGEMRKIHIIYFLSRKGRTEHPHLIKVHHLSRNGVRLRDVKRWLSELRGKDMPESFAWSYKRRYKTGYLWQDLLDEDLITPISDNEYVLKGSEIPSLDLYLRSPSKSRASSFQEDEVQEHRKSTMEAPKNSTCEIEEESPTFGSEASTVTDDSTKLEEEKNISGENKPETPRKSDKIDNSSSFYSSLLNKNNSKKTKKNDASNPTSAPAPPPPTPRSSQFTKSKSYSANVFRNLLSCGAVDANETAMVTINRREKNSCHIIPPKKPADVENIAGYGNAARICRGDKLGGSERVFRTSWHHEQKPHPDARKSCDGGRSSSNSTKGEFNNLKPVSAAYKPINGPNCAPFPDSRTRRSDQNMHDNNMMQAMREDV
- the LOC131334244 gene encoding protein SOSEKI 1 isoform X1, with protein sequence MEFTREELELIKKRIATRKMEAQCGGGGGSGEMRKIHIIYFLSRKGRTEHPHLIKVHHLSRNGVRLRDVKRWLSELRGKDMPESFAWSYKRRYKTGYLWQDLLDEDLITPISDNEYVLKGSEIPSLDLYLRSPSKSRASSFQEDEVQEHRKSTMEAPKNSTCEIEEESPTFGSEASTVTDDSTKLEEEKNISGENKPETPRKSDKIDNSSSFYSSLLNKNNSKKTKKNDASNPTSAPAPPPPTPRSSQFTKSKSYSANVFRNLLSCGAVDANETAMVTINRREKNSCHIIPPKKPADVENIAGYGNAARICRGDKLGGSERVFRTSWHHEQKPHPDARKSCDGGRSSSNSTKGEFNNLKPVSAAYKPINGPNCAQCGKMFKPEKLHKHMKSCRGMKSLAKGATSASVLETRRSSVDSACQESVSGYFLTDGSEFQ
- the LOC131334244 gene encoding protein SOSEKI 1 isoform X4 codes for the protein MEFTREELELIKKRIATRKMEAQCGGGGGSGEMRKIHIIYFLSRKGRTEHPHLIKVHHLSRNGVRLRDVKRWLSELRGKDMPESFAWSYKRRYKTGYLWQDLLDEDLITPISDNEYVLKGSEIPSLDLYLRSPSKSRASSFQEDEVQEHRKSTMEAPKNSTCEIEEESPTFGSEASTVTDDSTKLEEEKNISGENKPETPRKSDKIDNSSSFYSSLLNKNNSKKTKKNDASNPTSAPAPPPPTPRSSQFTKSKSYSANVFRNLLSCGAVDANETAMVTINRREKNSCHIIPPKKPADVENIAGYGNAARICRGDKLGGSERVFRTSWHHEQKPHPDARKSCDGGRSSSNSTKGEFNNLKPVSAAYKPINGPNCAFANTKE